One SAR202 cluster bacterium genomic window, CGGCGGACTGTACTACGTCTCCCTCCTGCGCCGCATCGGCTGTACCAGCGACTCCCACGACCTCGCCGGCTGGTTCCCAGATGACATCGCTGCCCACGCCCGGCTGTTCCTCATCGACTTCGCCAAGCCTTCTCAAGTCCTCCGCGATGTTGTAAAACACGCCGGTGGGGGCGCAGGCACCGTGCGCAGGGCGCGCATGCTAGTAGGCGCTTTGACAGGCGGAAAGAGCGGCGTTGAGGTGTTCTTCCGCTCAAGCTGCGAGGTGGCGCAAAGGTTAGCGGAGCGTTTGCAGTTTTCAGATAACGTCCTCCGACCTCTTGACCAGACCTTCGAGCGATGGGACGGCAAGGGCTTTCCTAAGAATATAAAGGGGGAACAGCTTGCCCTCTCTACTCGCATCGCCCAGGTAACGGAAGACGCCGAGGTCTACCACCGGCTGGGCGGCCCCGAGGCAGCCGTTGCCATCGTGCGTCAACGCTCCGGCCACACCCACGACCCGGCCTTGGCAGACCTCTTCTGCAAAATGGGGCCGGAATTGTTCCGCCAGATCGATGTCCTATCGCCCTGGGAAGCGGTCATGGCCGAAGAGCCAGGCACGCCGAAGTTGCTCTCTGAGGCTGAGTTCGACAGAGCTCTCGAAGCCATGGCAGACTTTACCGATCTGAAGTCACCTTACTTCACCGGCCACTCTCGAGGCGTTGCCTCCTTCGCCGCCCTGGCTGCCCAGTGTCATGGGCTTCCCGAGGCGGATGTGCGCCTCTTGCGCCGCGCCGGCCTGGTTCATGACTTAGGAAAGTCAGGTATTCCCAACAGCGTTTGGGAAAAGCCAGGTTCCCTCTCCGACGGCGAGTGGGAACAGGTACGTTTGCATTCCTACTATACCGAGCGCGTTCTTGCACGCCCCCCTGCCCTCGCCGCCATCTCCTCCGTGGCTTCTATGCATCACGAGCGTATTGACGGTTCCGGATACCATCGTGGTGTGACTCGACAAGCCCAGCCTATTACCTCACGCATCCTAGCGGCGGCGGACACATATCAAACAAAGATTGAGCACCGCCCACACCGCGCGGCCTTGGCCCCGCAGGACGCCGCCGCAGAACTGCAATCCCTGGCTAATCAGGGGCGGATCGATAGTGAAGCCTTGGCCGCAGTTCTTACTGCCGTTGGTCACAAAGCCGCCCGTAAGGAATGGCCCGCTAGCCTGACTTCTCGCGAAGTAGAGGTGCTACGCCTCATCGCACAGGGATATTCCCAAAAGCAGGTCGCAGCAGACCTCTATCTCTCCTAGTTCACAGTGAACCACCACATCCGCCACATCTACAACAAGATCGGAGTATCCACACGTGCCGCTGCGAC contains:
- a CDS encoding HD domain-containing protein, which encodes MSQPLPPRLAEVVAALSFATDLGMGQPMGHALRTCLLSMRIGRALNLKESELGGLYYVSLLRRIGCTSDSHDLAGWFPDDIAAHARLFLIDFAKPSQVLRDVVKHAGGGAGTVRRARMLVGALTGGKSGVEVFFRSSCEVAQRLAERLQFSDNVLRPLDQTFERWDGKGFPKNIKGEQLALSTRIAQVTEDAEVYHRLGGPEAAVAIVRQRSGHTHDPALADLFCKMGPELFRQIDVLSPWEAVMAEEPGTPKLLSEAEFDRALEAMADFTDLKSPYFTGHSRGVASFAALAAQCHGLPEADVRLLRRAGLVHDLGKSGIPNSVWEKPGSLSDGEWEQVRLHSYYTERVLARPPALAAISSVASMHHERIDGSGYHRGVTRQAQPITSRILAAADTYQTKIEHRPHRAALAPQDAAAELQSLANQGRIDSEALAAVLTAVGHKAARKEWPASLTSREVEVLRLIAQGYSQKQVAADLYLS